Proteins encoded by one window of Macaca fascicularis isolate 582-1 chromosome 10, T2T-MFA8v1.1:
- the APOL6 gene encoding apolipoprotein L6 isoform X5, whose amino-acid sequence MRRIRNTLSPACQENHLTPGDTDLVPQTLLDNQAEEESEAGVGLERDEEDVPLCEDEELQYRDLSPEEKIFLREFPRLKEDLKGNIDKLRALAEDTDKTHKKFTKANIVINSTAVISDAMSLLGLAFAPVTGGVSLLLSATGQGLAAAAGVTSIVSGMLEKSKNKKAQAQAEDILPTHDQEDREDEANRADYVTAAIKITYNGVSVLKDAKKNIRAFQKLRADPHLASASKRLLTTGQVSSRSSRQIQKAFGGTTLAMTKNARLRGGVMSVISLGLDCVALSKGWKHLREGARAEFAEELRSKASELERKLTELTQYYESLQQKDGTGQSTA is encoded by the exons AAAATCATTTGACTCCTGGGGACACAGATTTGGTGCCACAGACGCTGCTGGACAACCAGGCAGAGGAAGAAAGTGAGGCTGGTGTTGGTTTGGAAAG GGATGAGGAAGATGTTCCTCTGTGTGAAGACGAGGAGCTACAATACAGAGATCTGTCCCccgaagaaaaaatatttttgagagaaTTTCCCAGATTGAAAGAAGATCTAAAAGGGAACATTGACAAGCTCCGTGCCCTTGCAGAGGATACTGACAAAACTCACAAGAAATTCACCAAGGCTAACATAGTGATCAACTCTACTGCTGTCATCTCTGACGCGATGAGCCTCCTGGGTTTAGCCTTTGCCCCAGTAACAGGAGGAGTAAGCCTATTGCTCTCCGCCACTGGTCAAGGTTTGGCAGCAGCAGCTGGGGTCACCAGCATTGTGAGTGGTATGTtggaaaaatccaaaaataaaaaggcccAAGCACAGGCTGAAGACATACTGCCCACCCATGACCAAGAGGACAGGGAGGATGAGGCAAACAGGGCAGACTATGTCACAGCTGCTATAAAGATTACCTATAATGGTGTAAGCGTCTTGAAGGATGCCAAGAAAAACATCCGTGCATTTCAGAAACTCAGAGCTGACCCACACTTGGCCAGTGCTAGCAAGCGTCTTCTGACCACTGGCCAAGTCTCCTCCCGGAGCAGCAGGCAGATACAAAAGGCCTTTGGGGGAACAACACTGGCGATGACCAAGAATGCTCGCCTGCGGGGAGGTGTGATGTCTGTCATCTCCCTTGGCCTTGACTGTGTCGCTCTCTCAAAGGGATGGAAGCACCTGAGGGAAGGAGCAAGGGCAGAGTTTGCGGAAGAGTTGAGATCCAAGGCCTCGGAGCTGGAGAGGAAACTCACAGAACTCACCCAGTACTACGAGAGCTTGCAACAGAAA gatggtacAGGGCAGTCTACAGCCTGA
- the APOL6 gene encoding apolipoprotein L6 isoform X6 — protein sequence MRRIRNTLSPACQENHLTPGDTDLVPQTLLDNQAEEESEAGVGLERDEEDVPLCEDEELQYRDLSPEEKIFLREFPRLKEDLKGNIDKLRALAEDTDKTHKKFTKANIVINSTAVISDAMSLLGLAFAPVTGGVSLLLSATGQGLAAAAGVTSIVSGMLEKSKNKKAQAQAEDILPTHDQEDREDEANRADYVTAAIKITYNGVSVLKDAKKNIRAFQKLRADPHLASASKRLLTTGQVSSRSSRQIQKAFGGTTLAMTKNARLRGGVMSVISLGLDCVALSKGWKHLREGARAEFAEELRSKASELERKLTELTQYYESLQQKGYC from the exons AAAATCATTTGACTCCTGGGGACACAGATTTGGTGCCACAGACGCTGCTGGACAACCAGGCAGAGGAAGAAAGTGAGGCTGGTGTTGGTTTGGAAAG GGATGAGGAAGATGTTCCTCTGTGTGAAGACGAGGAGCTACAATACAGAGATCTGTCCCccgaagaaaaaatatttttgagagaaTTTCCCAGATTGAAAGAAGATCTAAAAGGGAACATTGACAAGCTCCGTGCCCTTGCAGAGGATACTGACAAAACTCACAAGAAATTCACCAAGGCTAACATAGTGATCAACTCTACTGCTGTCATCTCTGACGCGATGAGCCTCCTGGGTTTAGCCTTTGCCCCAGTAACAGGAGGAGTAAGCCTATTGCTCTCCGCCACTGGTCAAGGTTTGGCAGCAGCAGCTGGGGTCACCAGCATTGTGAGTGGTATGTtggaaaaatccaaaaataaaaaggcccAAGCACAGGCTGAAGACATACTGCCCACCCATGACCAAGAGGACAGGGAGGATGAGGCAAACAGGGCAGACTATGTCACAGCTGCTATAAAGATTACCTATAATGGTGTAAGCGTCTTGAAGGATGCCAAGAAAAACATCCGTGCATTTCAGAAACTCAGAGCTGACCCACACTTGGCCAGTGCTAGCAAGCGTCTTCTGACCACTGGCCAAGTCTCCTCCCGGAGCAGCAGGCAGATACAAAAGGCCTTTGGGGGAACAACACTGGCGATGACCAAGAATGCTCGCCTGCGGGGAGGTGTGATGTCTGTCATCTCCCTTGGCCTTGACTGTGTCGCTCTCTCAAAGGGATGGAAGCACCTGAGGGAAGGAGCAAGGGCAGAGTTTGCGGAAGAGTTGAGATCCAAGGCCTCGGAGCTGGAGAGGAAACTCACAGAACTCACCCAGTACTACGAGAGCTTGCAACAGAAA GGATACTGttag
- the APOL6 gene encoding apolipoprotein L6 isoform X4, with product MRRIRNTLSPACQENHLTPGDTDLVPQTLLDNQAEEESEAGVGLERDEEDVPLCEDEELQYRDLSPEEKIFLREFPRLKEDLKGNIDKLRALAEDTDKTHKKFTKANIVINSTAVISDAMSLLGLAFAPVTGGVSLLLSATGQGLAAAAGVTSIVSGMLEKSKNKKAQAQAEDILPTHDQEDREDEANRADYVTAAIKITYNGVSVLKDAKKNIRAFQKLRADPHLASASKRLLTTGQVSSRSSRQIQKAFGGTTLAMTKNARLRGGVMSVISLGLDCVALSKGWKHLREGARAEFAEELRSKASELERKLTELTQYYESLQQKVRSRARGVGKDLTGTCETKSYWKGLREHVWVWVCVCLCVCKVYMNVS from the exons AAAATCATTTGACTCCTGGGGACACAGATTTGGTGCCACAGACGCTGCTGGACAACCAGGCAGAGGAAGAAAGTGAGGCTGGTGTTGGTTTGGAAAG GGATGAGGAAGATGTTCCTCTGTGTGAAGACGAGGAGCTACAATACAGAGATCTGTCCCccgaagaaaaaatatttttgagagaaTTTCCCAGATTGAAAGAAGATCTAAAAGGGAACATTGACAAGCTCCGTGCCCTTGCAGAGGATACTGACAAAACTCACAAGAAATTCACCAAGGCTAACATAGTGATCAACTCTACTGCTGTCATCTCTGACGCGATGAGCCTCCTGGGTTTAGCCTTTGCCCCAGTAACAGGAGGAGTAAGCCTATTGCTCTCCGCCACTGGTCAAGGTTTGGCAGCAGCAGCTGGGGTCACCAGCATTGTGAGTGGTATGTtggaaaaatccaaaaataaaaaggcccAAGCACAGGCTGAAGACATACTGCCCACCCATGACCAAGAGGACAGGGAGGATGAGGCAAACAGGGCAGACTATGTCACAGCTGCTATAAAGATTACCTATAATGGTGTAAGCGTCTTGAAGGATGCCAAGAAAAACATCCGTGCATTTCAGAAACTCAGAGCTGACCCACACTTGGCCAGTGCTAGCAAGCGTCTTCTGACCACTGGCCAAGTCTCCTCCCGGAGCAGCAGGCAGATACAAAAGGCCTTTGGGGGAACAACACTGGCGATGACCAAGAATGCTCGCCTGCGGGGAGGTGTGATGTCTGTCATCTCCCTTGGCCTTGACTGTGTCGCTCTCTCAAAGGGATGGAAGCACCTGAGGGAAGGAGCAAGGGCAGAGTTTGCGGAAGAGTTGAGATCCAAGGCCTCGGAGCTGGAGAGGAAACTCACAGAACTCACCCAGTACTACGAGAGCTTGCAACAGAAAGTAAGGTCAAGGGCCAGAGGGGTAGGGAAGGATTTAACTGGGACCTGTGAAACCAAGTCTTACTGGAAGGGGTTAAGGGagcatgtgtgggtgtgggtgtgtgtgtgtctgtgtgtatgtaaagTTTACATGAATGTTTCTTAG